One window of Nocardia sp. NBC_00508 genomic DNA carries:
- a CDS encoding NAD(P)H-hydrate dehydratase, protein MSAQRGYFTVDEVRAAEAELFTRAPEGVPMRRAAHGLATVVAGELRERTGGIAGRAVTLLVGSGDNGGDALWAGAQLRRRGVAVTALLLNPERAHAKGLAALRKAGGRSTDQVGDPDLVIDGIVGISGHGPLRPRAAEIVAALDAPIVAADLPSGVDPDTGAIKGAAVRADVTVAFGAYKPVHALAAAQCGRIELVPIGLRLPEPNLAALEPASIGAAWPVPGPADDKYTQGVTGVCAGSATYPGAAVLCAGAAVAATSGMVRYAGTGAAEVLNHFPEVIATQQVAAAGRVQSWVFGPGAGTDADAMKRLAEILSTDLPVVIDADGLTLLASEPWLVRDRTAPTVLTPHAGEFARLTGREVGADRVAAVRDLADSWQVTVLLKGRATLVAAPDRPVLVNDAGGSWAATAGAGDVLSGIIGALLAAGHDSTWSAAAAARVHALAANLAARDDTPAGAPISASLLSAHVRPAISVLRRLAHPF, encoded by the coding sequence ATGTCCGCGCAGCGGGGCTATTTCACCGTCGACGAGGTGCGTGCGGCGGAGGCCGAGTTGTTCACCCGGGCGCCGGAGGGGGTGCCCATGCGTCGCGCGGCGCACGGGCTGGCCACCGTTGTGGCGGGCGAACTCCGGGAGCGCACCGGCGGTATCGCGGGACGCGCGGTGACCTTGTTGGTCGGGTCCGGCGACAACGGCGGCGACGCGCTCTGGGCCGGTGCGCAGCTGCGCCGCCGCGGCGTCGCGGTGACCGCGCTGCTGTTGAACCCGGAACGTGCGCACGCGAAAGGGCTTGCGGCGCTGCGCAAGGCGGGCGGCCGCAGCACCGATCAGGTCGGCGACCCGGACCTGGTGATCGACGGCATCGTCGGCATCTCCGGTCACGGACCGCTGCGGCCGCGCGCGGCGGAAATCGTTGCGGCGCTGGACGCTCCGATCGTCGCGGCCGACCTGCCCAGCGGCGTCGACCCCGACACCGGTGCGATCAAAGGCGCCGCCGTGCGCGCGGACGTCACGGTCGCCTTCGGCGCCTACAAACCGGTGCACGCCCTCGCCGCGGCGCAGTGCGGCCGAATCGAGCTCGTGCCCATTGGTTTACGTCTGCCCGAACCGAACCTCGCCGCGCTGGAGCCCGCGTCGATCGGCGCCGCGTGGCCGGTCCCCGGCCCGGCCGATGACAAGTACACGCAGGGCGTCACCGGCGTATGCGCGGGCAGCGCGACCTATCCGGGCGCCGCGGTGCTGTGCGCCGGTGCCGCCGTCGCCGCGACCTCGGGCATGGTGCGGTATGCGGGAACCGGAGCGGCCGAGGTCCTGAACCACTTCCCGGAAGTGATCGCCACACAGCAGGTCGCCGCCGCCGGGCGCGTCCAGTCCTGGGTCTTCGGCCCCGGCGCGGGCACTGACGCCGACGCCATGAAGCGCCTCGCCGAGATCCTCTCCACCGATCTTCCGGTCGTCATCGACGCCGACGGCCTGACCTTGCTCGCCTCCGAACCGTGGCTGGTGCGCGACCGCACCGCCCCGACCGTCCTGACCCCGCACGCAGGCGAGTTCGCCCGCCTCACCGGTCGCGAGGTCGGCGCGGACCGGGTGGCGGCCGTCCGCGACCTCGCCGACTCCTGGCAGGTCACCGTGCTGCTGAAGGGCCGAGCCACGCTGGTCGCCGCCCCGGACCGCCCCGTTCTGGTCAACGACGCGGGCGGTTCCTGGGCCGCGACCGCCGGTGCGGGCGACGTTCTCTCGGGCATCATCGGCGCTCTCCTCGCGGCCGGCCACGACTCCACCTGGTCCGCCGCCGCGGCCGCGCGCGTGCACGCGCTGGCCGCGAACCTCGCCGCCCGCGATGACACCCCTGCCGGAGCCCCCATCTCGGCCAGTCTCCTGTCGGCCCACGTCCGCCCCGCGATCAGCGTCCTCCGTCGCCTCGCACACCCGTTCTGA
- a CDS encoding cupredoxin domain-containing protein — translation MPSVRRRTRTIQVVTGVAMTGALLLTGCGGDESGPAATTTKKPARPTTIAQQTGERKPAAATVSVDDMRFSPAEVTVKVGDTVTWKFDDKAPHTVQGIGDKAMGINSPILDKGEWSYTFTNPGTYRYLCSLHPEMRGSVTVE, via the coding sequence ATGCCAAGCGTCCGCCGCCGCACAAGGACCATCCAGGTGGTCACGGGAGTCGCCATGACCGGCGCGCTGCTGCTGACCGGATGCGGCGGCGACGAATCCGGCCCGGCCGCCACGACTACGAAGAAACCGGCGCGCCCGACGACCATCGCGCAGCAGACCGGCGAGCGCAAACCCGCCGCCGCCACCGTCTCGGTCGACGACATGAGATTCTCTCCCGCCGAGGTCACCGTCAAGGTCGGCGACACGGTCACCTGGAAGTTCGACGACAAGGCCCCGCACACCGTGCAGGGCATCGGCGACAAGGCGATGGGCATCAACAGCCCCATCCTCGACAAGGGTGAGTGGAGCTATACCTTCACCAATCCGGGGACGTACCGCTACCTGTGCTCACTGCACCCGGAGATGCGCGGGTCGGTCACCGTCGAGTAG
- a CDS encoding MarR family winged helix-turn-helix transcriptional regulator, protein MTADAALTGLADGWYALSLLHDRIEAHIERALQSGHDLSVREYSLLLVLSRQHDGPGGHLRMNQVADAVVLSQSATTRLVSRLEDRGLLQRYLCPDDRRGIYTDVTPAGLDLLEQARPTHDDALASALGQAAADPELAPLVAAVEALKTRGARTRDYRPV, encoded by the coding sequence ATGACCGCGGATGCCGCCCTGACCGGCCTGGCCGATGGTTGGTACGCACTCTCGCTGCTGCACGATCGGATCGAGGCACATATCGAAAGGGCCCTGCAATCCGGCCATGACCTGAGCGTTCGCGAGTATTCGCTGTTGCTCGTGCTGAGCCGTCAGCACGACGGGCCCGGCGGCCACCTGCGCATGAACCAGGTCGCCGACGCCGTGGTCCTGAGCCAGAGCGCCACCACCCGCCTGGTCTCCCGGCTCGAGGACCGCGGCCTGCTGCAGCGCTACCTGTGCCCCGACGACCGCCGCGGCATCTACACCGACGTGACCCCGGCTGGCCTCGACCTCCTCGAACAGGCCCGTCCCACCCACGACGACGCCCTCGCAAGCGCCCTCGGCCAAGCCGCCGCCGACCCGGAACTCGCTCCGCTCGTCGCCGCCGTCGAAGCCCTGAAGACCCGCGGCGCCCGCACCCGCGATTACCGCCCCGTCTGA
- the glmS gene encoding glutamine--fructose-6-phosphate transaminase (isomerizing): MCGIVGYVGYRDALGVVVDALRRMEYRGYDSAGVAILDGAGALAVERKAGRLANLEAELSETGIDRFAGTTGIGHTRWATHGAPTDRNAHPHRDHSGKVAVVHNGIIENFAPLRRELEDAGVELTSDTDTEVAVHLVARAYADGPTAGDFAASALAVLRRLEGAFTLVFTHADHPGTIVAARRSTPLVVGVGKGEMFIASDVTAFIEHTREAVELGQDQAVVITLDSYRVTDFAGEDAGSRTRPFTIDWDLAAAEKGGHDYFMLKEIEEQPAAVADTLMGHFSTDRDGGGRIVLDEQRLADQELRDFDKVFVVACGSAYHSGLLAKYAIEHWTRLPVEVELASEFRYRDPVLDRSTLVVAISQSGETADTLEAVRHAKEQKARVLAICNTNGAQIPRESDAVLYTRAGPEIGVASTKAFLAQVTANYLVGLALAQARGTKYPDEVAREFAELEAMPRLVERVLETAPQVRTIARELAHVPTVLFLGRHVGYPVALEGALKLKELAYMHAEGFAAGELKHGPIALIEDGLPVIVVMPSPKGRAVLHSKLLSNIREIQARGARTIVIAEEGDDTVRPFADDLIEIPSAPTLFQPLLSTVPLQIFAAEVAQTRGYDVDKPRNLAKSVTVE, from the coding sequence ATGTGCGGAATCGTGGGGTACGTCGGGTACCGAGACGCGCTCGGCGTCGTCGTTGACGCATTGCGCCGCATGGAGTATCGCGGCTACGACTCCGCGGGTGTGGCGATCCTGGACGGCGCGGGCGCGCTGGCGGTGGAACGCAAGGCCGGTCGGCTGGCCAATTTGGAGGCCGAACTGTCCGAAACCGGAATCGACCGTTTCGCGGGCACCACCGGCATCGGGCACACCCGCTGGGCCACGCACGGCGCGCCGACCGACCGCAACGCGCACCCGCATCGCGACCACAGCGGCAAGGTCGCCGTGGTGCACAACGGCATCATCGAGAACTTCGCGCCGCTGCGCCGCGAGCTGGAGGACGCCGGGGTCGAGCTGACCAGCGACACCGACACCGAGGTGGCCGTGCATCTGGTCGCCAGGGCGTACGCCGACGGCCCGACCGCGGGCGACTTCGCGGCCAGCGCGCTGGCCGTGCTGCGCCGCCTGGAGGGTGCGTTCACCCTGGTCTTCACGCACGCCGACCATCCAGGCACGATCGTGGCCGCTCGCCGTTCGACACCGCTGGTGGTCGGCGTCGGCAAGGGCGAGATGTTCATCGCCTCGGACGTCACGGCGTTCATCGAGCACACCCGCGAGGCGGTGGAACTCGGCCAGGATCAAGCCGTGGTGATCACTTTGGACAGCTACCGGGTCACCGACTTCGCGGGCGAGGACGCCGGTTCGCGCACCCGCCCGTTCACGATCGACTGGGATCTGGCCGCCGCCGAGAAGGGCGGTCACGACTACTTCATGCTCAAGGAGATCGAGGAGCAGCCCGCGGCCGTCGCCGACACGCTGATGGGGCATTTCAGTACCGATCGGGATGGCGGGGGCCGGATCGTGCTGGATGAGCAGCGCCTCGCCGACCAGGAGCTGCGCGATTTCGACAAGGTGTTCGTCGTCGCGTGCGGCAGCGCTTATCACTCCGGTCTGCTGGCCAAGTACGCCATCGAGCACTGGACCCGGCTGCCCGTCGAGGTCGAGCTGGCCAGCGAATTCCGCTACCGCGATCCCGTTCTGGACCGCTCCACGCTGGTAGTGGCGATCTCCCAGTCCGGCGAGACCGCCGACACGCTGGAGGCGGTGCGCCATGCCAAGGAGCAGAAGGCGCGCGTCCTCGCGATCTGCAACACCAACGGCGCGCAGATCCCCCGCGAGTCCGACGCGGTGCTCTACACCAGGGCCGGGCCCGAGATCGGCGTGGCCTCCACCAAGGCGTTCCTGGCCCAGGTGACCGCGAATTACCTGGTCGGACTCGCTTTGGCGCAGGCGCGCGGCACCAAGTATCCGGACGAGGTCGCCCGCGAGTTCGCCGAACTCGAGGCGATGCCGCGGCTGGTGGAGCGGGTATTGGAGACGGCGCCGCAGGTGCGGACCATCGCGCGTGAACTCGCGCACGTGCCGACCGTGCTGTTCCTCGGACGTCATGTCGGATACCCGGTGGCGCTGGAGGGCGCGCTCAAGCTCAAAGAGCTGGCCTACATGCACGCCGAGGGTTTCGCGGCGGGTGAGCTCAAGCACGGTCCGATCGCGCTGATCGAGGACGGGCTTCCGGTGATCGTGGTGATGCCGTCCCCGAAGGGCCGCGCGGTGCTGCACTCGAAGCTGCTGAGCAATATCCGGGAGATCCAGGCCCGCGGCGCGCGCACGATCGTGATCGCGGAGGAAGGCGACGACACGGTCCGTCCGTTTGCCGACGATCTCATCGAGATCCCCAGCGCGCCAACGTTGTTCCAGCCGCTGCTGTCGACGGTCCCGCTGCAGATCTTCGCCGCCGAGGTGGCCCAGACCCGCGGCTACGACGTCGACAAGCCCCGCAACCTGGCGAAATCCGTCACCGTGGAATAG
- a CDS encoding poly(ethylene terephthalate) hydrolase family protein — MSASVKSLLSNLTSRGPHRVLRGNLAIAGQPGVVFTPESGRNLPAVAFGHGWLTGAGHYRSLLEHLASWGIVAAAPDTERGPIPSHLGLAADLLTTLDICTGVRLGDGEISVHPERLALAGHGMGAGAAVIAAGQRRVATVAVLFPAPTAPSAEDLAPKLDIPALILGGATDLTSVSSNAIPLATAWDGSAILRVIDKASHSGIIEGRRILAAVGAGKHEPKTARITRALLAGYLLATLAGDKTYRPFADPEEVIPHTTIIDLEAPDEEEPPKLKVGQLAALLRR, encoded by the coding sequence GTGTCGGCGTCTGTGAAATCGCTATTGAGCAACCTGACCAGCCGTGGCCCGCACCGTGTGCTGCGCGGCAATCTGGCCATCGCGGGCCAGCCAGGGGTGGTGTTCACGCCCGAGTCAGGGCGCAATCTCCCCGCCGTCGCCTTCGGGCACGGCTGGCTGACCGGCGCCGGACACTACCGCAGCCTGCTCGAGCATCTCGCTTCCTGGGGAATTGTGGCCGCTGCCCCCGACACCGAGCGCGGGCCGATCCCGTCACATCTGGGACTGGCCGCAGATTTGCTCACCACGCTCGACATCTGCACCGGCGTGCGGCTCGGGGACGGCGAGATCAGCGTGCATCCCGAGCGTCTCGCCTTGGCCGGGCACGGCATGGGGGCGGGTGCGGCCGTCATCGCCGCCGGTCAGCGCAGGGTCGCCACCGTCGCTGTCCTGTTCCCGGCGCCGACGGCTCCGTCCGCCGAAGACCTCGCACCCAAGCTCGACATTCCGGCGCTGATCCTGGGCGGGGCGACGGACCTCACTTCGGTCAGCTCCAACGCCATCCCGTTGGCCACCGCATGGGACGGCTCCGCGATCCTGCGCGTCATCGACAAGGCCTCGCACAGCGGCATCATCGAGGGCCGTCGCATCCTCGCAGCGGTGGGTGCGGGCAAGCACGAACCCAAGACCGCCCGCATCACCCGCGCCTTGCTGGCCGGTTACCTGCTCGCGACGCTGGCGGGCGACAAGACCTACCGCCCCTTCGCCGATCCCGAGGAAGTCATCCCGCACACCACGATCATCGACCTCGAAGCACCCGACGAAGAGGAGCCGCCGAAGCTGAAGGTGGGCCAGTTGGCGGCGCTCCTGCGGCGGTAG
- a CDS encoding DUF6802 family protein: protein MITSGEFPGLDIPNIDASSPLSGLGAVELHHPTQDIDGDGTLDTVTTTGDEAMQVWTDYDHDGFADHVTVVEKDGDYAAWEFHRHPDGTSEWVRTDQGKIG, encoded by the coding sequence ATGATCACCTCAGGCGAATTCCCGGGTCTGGATATACCCAACATCGACGCGTCCTCGCCCCTGAGTGGACTGGGTGCGGTCGAACTGCACCACCCCACCCAGGACATCGACGGCGACGGCACCCTCGACACCGTCACGACAACCGGCGACGAGGCGATGCAGGTCTGGACCGACTACGACCACGACGGCTTCGCCGACCACGTCACGGTGGTGGAAAAGGACGGCGACTACGCCGCGTGGGAATTCCACCGCCACCCTGACGGCACCTCCGAATGGGTCCGCACCGACCAGGGCAAGATCGGCTAG
- a CDS encoding PspC domain-containing protein: protein MTVPTRRFARSTTDKWIAGVCGGIAEYLGWNANVVRLLFVVSCLLPGPQFIIYLVLWLLMPKK from the coding sequence ATGACCGTCCCCACCCGCCGCTTTGCCCGCTCCACCACCGACAAGTGGATCGCAGGTGTCTGCGGTGGCATCGCCGAGTACCTCGGCTGGAATGCCAACGTCGTCCGGCTACTGTTCGTGGTTTCGTGCCTCCTGCCCGGGCCCCAATTCATCATCTACCTCGTGCTGTGGCTGCTGATGCCCAAGAAGTGA
- a CDS encoding ABC-F family ATP-binding cassette domain-containing protein, with protein sequence MSTTLHARGLSAGHGERTLFADLDLTLAPGDVIGLVGVNGAGKSTLLRILADRRTPTGSITLSPPDATVGYLAQEAQRVPGETVLEFLGRRTGVTAAQRAMDAAAERLAEGGPDEYSPALEQWLALGGADLDQRAHEVAADLGLADSLPNGLDTPMTGLSGGQAARAGLASVLLSRFDILLLDEPTNDLDLDGLARLEQFVAGVRVPLMVISHDREFLARTVNRILELDLAQQQVGQYDGGYESYLMEREIARQHAREAYEEYADTKAGLEDRAQMQRNWLEHGVRTARRKARDPRKMDSDKAGRKMRAEATEKQAAKARQTQRRIERLEVVEEPRKEWELRMSIAAAPRSGSVVATLSEATVTRGDFTLGPISTQIDWADRIVLTGANGSGKSTLLAVLLGKIQPDGGTASLGSGVAIGEVDQARELFRGTAALADTFGAELPDRPEADARTLLAKFGLRGPHVLRSCDTLSPGERTRAALALLQARGVNLLVLDEPTNHLDLPAIEQLEQAVESFTGTLLLVTHDRRMLDTVRATRRWHMAAGVLTETR encoded by the coding sequence GTGAGCACCACTTTGCATGCCCGCGGCCTGTCGGCCGGTCATGGCGAGCGCACGCTGTTCGCCGACCTCGATCTGACCCTGGCGCCCGGCGACGTGATCGGACTGGTCGGCGTGAACGGCGCGGGTAAGTCGACGCTGCTGCGGATTCTCGCCGATCGGCGGACCCCGACCGGCAGCATCACCCTGAGTCCGCCGGACGCGACGGTCGGCTATCTGGCCCAAGAGGCGCAGCGTGTGCCCGGCGAGACCGTGCTCGAATTCCTCGGCCGCCGGACGGGGGTCACCGCGGCGCAGCGGGCAATGGACGCGGCCGCCGAGCGCCTCGCCGAAGGCGGTCCCGACGAGTACTCGCCCGCGCTGGAACAGTGGCTCGCCCTCGGCGGCGCCGACTTGGACCAGCGTGCCCACGAAGTTGCCGCCGACCTCGGCCTCGCCGACAGCCTCCCCAATGGCCTGGACACCCCGATGACCGGTCTGTCCGGCGGGCAGGCAGCGCGCGCGGGCCTGGCCTCGGTCCTGTTGTCGCGCTTCGACATTCTGCTGCTGGACGAACCGACCAACGATCTGGACCTGGACGGCCTCGCGCGCTTGGAGCAGTTCGTCGCTGGTGTTCGCGTTCCGCTGATGGTGATCAGCCACGATCGGGAGTTCTTGGCACGCACCGTGAATCGCATTCTGGAGCTGGACCTCGCACAGCAGCAGGTCGGCCAGTACGACGGCGGCTACGAGTCGTACTTGATGGAGCGGGAGATCGCACGGCAGCACGCGCGCGAGGCCTACGAGGAGTACGCCGACACCAAAGCGGGCCTGGAAGACCGCGCGCAGATGCAACGCAACTGGCTCGAACACGGCGTCCGCACCGCACGCCGCAAGGCGCGGGACCCCAGAAAGATGGACTCCGACAAGGCGGGCCGCAAGATGCGAGCCGAAGCCACCGAGAAACAAGCCGCCAAGGCCAGGCAGACCCAGCGCCGTATCGAGCGACTCGAGGTAGTGGAGGAACCCCGCAAAGAGTGGGAGTTGCGCATGAGCATCGCCGCCGCTCCACGCAGCGGCTCGGTGGTCGCCACACTGTCCGAAGCCACCGTCACTCGTGGCGATTTCACCCTCGGCCCGATCAGCACCCAGATCGATTGGGCCGACCGCATCGTGCTCACCGGGGCGAACGGCTCCGGAAAGTCGACTCTGCTGGCCGTGCTGCTGGGAAAGATCCAGCCGGACGGCGGGACCGCGAGCCTCGGCTCCGGCGTCGCGATCGGCGAGGTCGACCAGGCGCGCGAGCTGTTTCGCGGCACCGCGGCGCTGGCCGACACCTTCGGCGCCGAACTGCCGGACCGGCCGGAAGCGGACGCACGCACGCTTCTGGCCAAGTTCGGCCTGCGCGGCCCGCACGTGCTGCGCTCCTGCGACACCCTCTCCCCCGGCGAACGCACCCGCGCCGCCCTGGCGTTGCTGCAAGCCCGCGGCGTCAACCTGCTCGTGCTGGACGAGCCGACCAACCATTTGGACCTGCCCGCCATCGAACAACTGGAGCAGGCCGTCGAATCCTTCACCGGCACACTCCTGCTCGTCACGCACGACCGCCGCATGCTCGACACGGTCCGCGCGACACGCCGCTGGCACATGGCCGCGGGGGTCCTCACCGAGACCCGCTGA
- the glmM gene encoding phosphoglucosamine mutase: MGRLFGTDGVRGLANESLSPELALRVSGAAAQILSRGKQRALAVVGRDPRASGEMLEAAVTAGLTAAGVDVLSAGVLPTPAVAYLTGIYDACLGVMISASHNPMPDNGIKIFAAGGHKLDDAIEDRIEALVAADTPFRPTGAGIGRVRNAAGARDHGLVIPDQYSLAGTHERYVEHLVEATGQDLSGLTVVVDCAHGAASEVGPAAYREAGATVIAINAEPDGLNINDGCGSTHLDQVRAAVLEHGADLGLAHDGDADRCLAVDANGAVVDGDAILVILALAMHEAGELADDTLVATVMSNLGLHIAMRAAGIAVRTTAVGDRYVLEELRRGGFTLGGEQSGHVVFPRYGTTGDGILTGLRLMARMAETERTLADLASVLQTVPQVLVNVPVSDKSLVARAPEVREAVLEAERILGESGRVLLRPSGTEELVRVMVEATDLTQARQLADDLAKRVAAL, translated from the coding sequence ATGGGACGTTTGTTCGGCACCGACGGAGTCCGCGGGCTTGCCAACGAGTCGCTGAGTCCGGAGCTCGCGCTGCGCGTTTCCGGTGCGGCCGCGCAGATCCTCAGCCGCGGCAAGCAGCGCGCGCTCGCGGTGGTCGGACGCGACCCACGGGCCAGCGGCGAGATGCTCGAGGCCGCCGTGACCGCGGGGCTGACCGCGGCGGGCGTAGATGTGCTCTCGGCAGGTGTGTTGCCGACGCCCGCCGTCGCCTACCTCACCGGTATTTACGACGCGTGCCTCGGCGTGATGATCTCCGCCTCACACAACCCCATGCCGGACAACGGGATCAAGATCTTCGCCGCGGGCGGGCACAAACTCGATGATGCGATCGAGGACCGGATCGAGGCGCTCGTCGCCGCGGACACGCCGTTCCGTCCGACCGGCGCTGGCATCGGCCGCGTGCGCAACGCGGCAGGCGCGCGCGATCACGGGCTGGTCATCCCGGACCAATACAGCCTCGCGGGCACCCATGAACGCTACGTGGAGCACCTGGTGGAAGCGACCGGACAGGACTTGTCCGGACTGACCGTCGTGGTCGACTGCGCGCACGGCGCCGCCTCCGAAGTGGGGCCCGCCGCCTATCGCGAGGCGGGCGCGACCGTCATCGCCATCAACGCCGAGCCCGACGGGCTGAACATCAACGACGGCTGCGGCTCCACCCATCTCGACCAGGTCCGGGCCGCGGTGCTGGAGCACGGCGCCGATCTGGGCCTCGCACACGACGGCGACGCCGACCGCTGCCTGGCCGTCGACGCCAACGGCGCCGTTGTCGACGGCGACGCGATTCTGGTGATCCTGGCCCTCGCCATGCACGAGGCGGGCGAACTGGCCGACGACACCTTGGTCGCCACGGTGATGAGCAACCTCGGCCTGCACATCGCCATGCGGGCGGCCGGAATCGCCGTGCGCACCACCGCAGTCGGCGACCGCTACGTGCTGGAGGAGCTGCGCCGCGGCGGCTTCACGCTGGGCGGCGAGCAGTCGGGACACGTGGTCTTCCCGCGTTACGGCACCACCGGCGACGGCATCCTGACCGGCCTGCGCCTGATGGCGCGGATGGCGGAGACCGAGCGCACCCTCGCCGATCTGGCGAGCGTGCTGCAGACTGTGCCGCAGGTCCTGGTGAACGTGCCGGTCAGCGACAAATCCCTGGTCGCACGTGCGCCCGAGGTGCGGGAAGCGGTGCTGGAGGCGGAACGGATTCTCGGCGAGTCCGGCCGAGTGCTGTTGCGCCCCAGCGGTACCGAGGAACTGGTGCGGGTCATGGTGGAGGCCACCGACCTCACGCAGGCGCGGCAACTCGCGGACGATCTGGCCAAGCGCGTCGCGGCGCTGTAA
- the rpsI gene encoding 30S ribosomal protein S9, translating to MTAPEEFNEDYTEELDAAEAVEDGAGYEESEAPASVAPIMIDRPVQTVGRRKEAVVRVRLLPGTGNFVLNDRTIEDYFPNKVHQQLVKSPLVTVERTESFDVHARLVGGGPSGQAGALRLAIARALIEVTPEDRPALKRAGFLTRDPRATERKKYGLKKARKAPQYSKR from the coding sequence GTGACCGCTCCTGAGGAATTCAACGAGGACTACACCGAGGAACTCGACGCCGCCGAGGCCGTCGAGGACGGCGCGGGCTACGAGGAGTCCGAGGCTCCGGCGTCCGTTGCTCCGATTATGATCGACCGCCCGGTGCAGACCGTCGGACGACGCAAGGAGGCTGTCGTCCGCGTCCGCCTGCTGCCCGGCACCGGCAACTTCGTGCTCAACGACCGCACCATCGAGGACTACTTCCCGAACAAGGTGCACCAGCAGCTGGTCAAGTCGCCGCTGGTCACCGTCGAGCGCACCGAGTCCTTCGACGTGCACGCCCGCCTGGTCGGTGGCGGCCCGTCGGGCCAGGCAGGCGCCCTGCGGCTGGCCATCGCCCGCGCGCTGATCGAGGTCACTCCGGAGGACCGTCCCGCCCTGAAGCGGGCCGGCTTCCTGACCCGCGACCCGCGCGCCACCGAGCGCAAGAAGTACGGCCTGAAGAAGGCGCGCAAGGCGCCGCAGTACTCGAAGCGCTGA
- the rplM gene encoding 50S ribosomal protein L13, translating to MPTYSPKAGDVTRKWYVIDATDVVLGRLAVQAANLLRGKTKPTYAPHVDGGDFVIIINADKVAISGNKRQDKLIHHHSGHPGGLKSRTVGQVLETRPDRLVEKAVKGMIPKNKLGNAIAGKLKVYAGPTHPHAAQQPIPFEIKQVAQ from the coding sequence GTGCCTACGTACAGCCCCAAGGCGGGTGACGTGACCCGTAAGTGGTACGTCATCGACGCCACTGACGTAGTGCTCGGCCGTCTCGCCGTCCAGGCAGCGAATCTGCTGCGTGGCAAGACGAAGCCGACCTACGCTCCGCACGTCGATGGTGGCGATTTCGTCATCATCATCAACGCCGACAAGGTTGCCATCAGCGGCAACAAGCGGCAGGACAAGCTGATCCACCACCACTCCGGGCACCCGGGCGGCCTCAAGTCGCGGACCGTCGGTCAGGTGTTGGAGACCCGCCCCGATCGGCTCGTCGAGAAGGCCGTCAAGGGCATGATCCCGAAGAACAAGCTCGGCAACGCGATCGCGGGCAAGCTGAAGGTCTACGCGGGCCCGACGCATCCGCACGCCGCTCAGCAGCCCATTCCGTTCGAGATCAAGCAGGTGGCCCAGTGA